The Prosthecobacter dejongeii genome window below encodes:
- the phnA gene encoding phosphonoacetate hydrolase, with product MPNAVSFSVNGRTYSPPARPIVVICLDGSADEYLDVALAQGRMPHLAQLSLQGWRGFARAAMPTFTNVNNSSIVTGVPPSVHGIGGNFFFDNITGQEVMMNSAQYLRAETIFRHAQLAGRKVAVVTAKEKLRDIFASGLISEGGIAFSTEKARSAVMETHGIADVEALCGPQPEIYSGEASVYVLRAGAALLAAGRADFLYLSTTDYMQHKHTPQEPEVVDFYAAIDEEIGKLIALGAIVGVTADHGMNDKQTAEGTPNVIYLETELEAAFGPGFRVILPITDPYVVHHGALGSFAQIHVPEGADVAAIQHWLALRKGITECHDRSTAARLMELPEDRMGDLVVASGRDVVLGRSPDWHDLKAIEGGLRSHGGRYEEMVPLLFSEPLNATYSGRARADVRNFDIFEITCNGTHTA from the coding sequence ATGCCAAATGCTGTCTCTTTCTCCGTCAACGGGCGCACCTACTCTCCACCAGCACGCCCCATCGTCGTCATCTGCCTAGATGGCTCAGCCGATGAATACCTGGATGTCGCCCTGGCCCAAGGCAGGATGCCCCATCTCGCCCAATTGAGCCTGCAAGGCTGGCGTGGTTTTGCCCGGGCAGCCATGCCCACATTCACCAACGTCAACAACTCCAGCATCGTCACGGGCGTGCCCCCCAGCGTGCATGGCATCGGCGGCAATTTCTTTTTCGATAACATCACGGGTCAGGAAGTAATGATGAACTCCGCACAATATCTGCGTGCGGAAACGATCTTCCGTCACGCGCAACTCGCAGGCCGAAAAGTGGCCGTAGTGACCGCCAAGGAAAAGCTGCGAGACATTTTTGCCTCGGGCCTCATCTCCGAAGGCGGCATTGCCTTCTCCACGGAGAAAGCACGCTCCGCCGTGATGGAGACGCACGGCATCGCGGATGTGGAGGCTCTTTGCGGTCCCCAGCCGGAGATTTATAGCGGTGAGGCCAGTGTCTATGTTTTGCGCGCCGGGGCAGCTCTGCTGGCTGCTGGGCGGGCCGATTTCCTGTATCTTTCGACCACGGACTACATGCAACACAAACACACCCCGCAGGAACCGGAAGTGGTGGATTTTTACGCAGCGATTGATGAGGAGATCGGCAAGCTTATCGCTCTTGGGGCCATCGTCGGGGTGACGGCAGACCATGGGATGAATGATAAACAGACCGCTGAGGGAACCCCGAATGTGATCTATCTGGAAACCGAACTGGAGGCCGCTTTTGGTCCTGGTTTCCGCGTCATTTTGCCGATCACCGATCCCTACGTTGTGCATCATGGAGCCCTCGGTTCCTTTGCCCAAATCCACGTGCCGGAGGGAGCCGACGTCGCTGCCATTCAGCACTGGCTGGCGCTGCGAAAGGGCATCACCGAGTGCCATGACCGCAGCACAGCGGCACGCCTGATGGAACTGCCCGAAGATCGCATGGGAGATCTCGTGGTGGCCAGTGGTCGGGATGTGGTGCTGGGCCGCTCCCCTGACTGGCATGATTTAAAGGCCATCGAGGGTGGGCTGCGCAGTCACGGCGGGCGGTATGAGGAAATGGTGCCGCTGCTTTTTAGCGAGCCCCTGAATGCCACCTATTCAGGCCGAGCCAGAGCAGATGTGAGGAACTTCGACATCTTCGAAATCACCTGCAACGGCACTCACACAGCATGA
- a CDS encoding Mrp/NBP35 family ATP-binding protein gives MPTDSDIRQALAQVRYPGFSRDIISFGLVKDITIEGGKVTVEISVATRDPNIPRLIHEQAVDVLQKLPGVTEAKLNFDIKEPPNPVAGSADRLPKSSIPGVKKVIAVGSGKGGVGKSTVASNLAIALAKTGARVGLCDCDLYGPSIAHMFGTTERPFQNEEQQIVPIEKYGIQLMSMGFLLEDDAAVIVRGPIATKYTQQFLRQCAWDNLDYLIIDLPPGTGDIQLTIVQTVALDGAVIVTTPQEVALIDARKAVSMFQKVNVPILGIIENMSYFVCPSDGQIYHIFGKGGGEHEAKRLSVPLLGQIPIEMTVREAGDEGHPIALEDVTGSAASAAFLGIATQVRSVVPA, from the coding sequence ATGCCCACCGACTCCGACATCCGCCAGGCGCTGGCCCAAGTTCGTTACCCAGGTTTTAGCCGCGACATCATTTCCTTTGGCCTCGTCAAAGACATCACGATTGAGGGCGGCAAGGTGACCGTCGAAATCTCCGTCGCCACGCGCGATCCCAATATCCCGCGCCTCATCCACGAACAAGCGGTGGACGTTTTGCAAAAGCTGCCCGGCGTGACCGAAGCGAAGCTGAACTTCGACATCAAGGAGCCGCCCAATCCCGTGGCTGGCTCGGCGGATCGTCTGCCAAAGTCTTCCATCCCTGGGGTAAAAAAAGTCATCGCCGTCGGTTCCGGCAAAGGTGGCGTGGGTAAAAGCACCGTCGCCTCTAATCTCGCTATCGCTCTGGCCAAAACCGGTGCCCGCGTGGGTCTGTGCGATTGTGACCTCTACGGCCCCAGCATTGCCCACATGTTTGGCACCACCGAGCGCCCGTTTCAGAATGAGGAGCAGCAGATCGTCCCCATTGAAAAATACGGTATCCAACTGATGAGCATGGGCTTCCTGCTGGAAGATGACGCTGCGGTCATCGTGCGCGGCCCCATCGCCACGAAATACACCCAGCAGTTCCTCCGCCAGTGCGCCTGGGACAATCTCGACTACCTCATCATTGATCTCCCCCCCGGCACAGGGGACATCCAGCTCACCATCGTGCAGACCGTGGCGTTGGACGGGGCTGTCATCGTCACCACCCCTCAGGAAGTGGCGCTCATTGATGCCCGAAAAGCCGTCTCCATGTTCCAGAAAGTGAATGTGCCCATCCTCGGCATCATCGAGAACATGAGCTACTTCGTCTGCCCCAGCGATGGCCAGATCTACCACATTTTTGGCAAAGGTGGCGGTGAGCACGAAGCGAAGCGCCTCAGCGTGCCTTTGCTGGGCCAGATCCCGATTGAAATGACGGTGCGCGAAGCTGGCGATGAAGGGCATCCCATCGCCCTCGAAGATGTGACAGGCTCGGCCGCTTCCGCTGCCTTCCTGGGCATCGCCACTCAGGTCCGCAGTGTCGTTCCTGCTTAA
- a CDS encoding aldehyde dehydrogenase family protein, protein MSLDLPSYIAGRPIESEDRLEVFNPWNNELVGRVARITPAQLEEAIQTSLRAGPALNRYQRSVILQQTASALQERTEEFAQLITAESGLCLRETRYEVGRACDVFRFAAMEALRDDGEVFSCDIAPGGKARKIFTTREPLNLIAAITPFNHPLNQVAHKLAPAIAAGAPIILKPSEKTPLTAVRLAEVLYASGLPGWMLSVIHGDLDLITRPMIQDERIDLVTFTGSAAVGKDIAATAGYKKLCLELGGHSPMLVLEDADLDLAALLACEGSFRNSGQRCTSARRLLVHQAVLVDFTERFVAKASEYVYGDPTDEATRVGTVIDERSAMNLEKAVQDALASGAQLLAGGTRRGAQFQPTILANVSRTSYIAQNECFGPIAPIFPVSDLEDALALANSTPYGLSSSVVTRSLETALTAVKRIRAGTVNINEIPGYRLELSPFGGVKDSGLGIKEGVIEAIKFMSTVKTFSLPW, encoded by the coding sequence ATGTCACTTGATCTCCCCAGTTACATCGCCGGCAGGCCTATTGAAAGTGAGGACCGCCTCGAAGTCTTCAATCCCTGGAACAACGAACTTGTGGGCCGTGTCGCCCGCATCACTCCGGCCCAGCTTGAAGAAGCGATTCAGACCAGCCTGCGGGCTGGCCCGGCCCTCAATCGTTATCAGAGAAGCGTCATCCTTCAGCAAACCGCGAGCGCTTTGCAGGAGCGGACCGAAGAATTTGCCCAGCTCATCACGGCCGAGTCAGGCCTGTGCCTGCGTGAAACGCGTTATGAAGTCGGACGGGCCTGCGATGTCTTTCGCTTTGCCGCCATGGAAGCTCTAAGAGATGATGGTGAGGTCTTCTCTTGTGACATTGCTCCTGGGGGCAAAGCGCGAAAGATTTTCACCACACGAGAGCCCCTTAACCTCATTGCTGCGATCACCCCCTTCAACCACCCGCTCAATCAGGTAGCACACAAACTGGCACCCGCCATCGCCGCAGGGGCTCCAATCATCCTCAAACCTTCAGAAAAAACGCCCCTCACTGCCGTACGGTTAGCAGAGGTTCTTTATGCGAGCGGACTGCCCGGCTGGATGCTCAGCGTGATTCATGGAGATCTGGATCTTATTACCCGTCCGATGATTCAGGATGAGCGCATTGACTTGGTGACCTTCACAGGCAGCGCTGCCGTGGGCAAAGACATTGCCGCCACGGCAGGTTACAAAAAATTATGCCTGGAGCTAGGTGGGCACTCTCCCATGCTGGTGCTGGAAGATGCAGACCTGGATCTCGCTGCGCTGCTGGCCTGCGAAGGCAGCTTTCGCAACAGCGGCCAGCGCTGCACCTCTGCCCGCCGTCTCCTGGTGCATCAGGCAGTCCTGGTGGATTTCACGGAGCGATTCGTCGCCAAGGCCTCCGAGTATGTGTACGGAGATCCCACAGATGAGGCGACTCGTGTGGGCACGGTGATTGATGAGCGTTCGGCCATGAATCTAGAAAAAGCAGTGCAGGACGCGCTGGCCTCGGGCGCGCAGCTTTTGGCCGGAGGCACAAGGAGAGGGGCACAGTTTCAGCCCACCATCCTGGCCAATGTGTCGCGTACTTCTTACATCGCCCAAAACGAATGCTTCGGCCCCATCGCTCCCATTTTCCCAGTGAGTGACTTGGAAGACGCGCTTGCTCTGGCCAATTCCACCCCTTACGGACTCAGTTCTTCCGTTGTCACCCGCAGCCTGGAGACTGCCCTCACGGCCGTAAAACGCATTCGTGCTGGCACCGTGAACATCAATGAAATCCCCGGGTACCGGCTGGAGTTGTCCCCCTTCGGCGGGGTGAAGGACAGCGGACTGGGCATTAAAGAGGGCGTCATTGAGGCCATCAAGTTCATGTCCACGGTGAAGACCTTCTCTCTTCCTTGGTAA
- a CDS encoding alkaline phosphatase D family protein: MRAQTSGEYVLQITPETGGETISVIAHAQPEHDLCLHWKIEGLAADTRYRYRILAGDRPLAAAKEQVLRTAPAVNRSSQVRLAISSCAREDAGSRAVWKRMAEEKVDAVILIGDTPYIDSTDLAIQTRRHQEFAAVPEYQELLRSRPCWWTWDDHDFGGNDTCGLLPGKENSRLAYTRYRPQASFGDGQEGIYTCFRYGPVEVFMLDARWFSMTAASYASPTKPTLLGQKQWQWLQEKLLASTAPFKLLACGMIWDDKENKELDDWGTYVHERKALEKFIGDHQIPGVIYIGGDIHASRVLKYPTQKTVGYDLIQFIASPIHSSTIAALNVYHPDLVRSAVEPHVFLIMDIDSNVTPPRLSAELVNKDGERVFTYQLSLSDLTPA, translated from the coding sequence ATGCGTGCGCAGACATCTGGGGAGTATGTGCTGCAAATCACCCCAGAAACAGGTGGTGAGACAATAAGTGTCATCGCTCACGCCCAGCCTGAACACGATCTCTGCCTGCACTGGAAGATTGAAGGACTAGCAGCAGACACACGATATCGATACCGGATCCTTGCGGGAGATAGGCCATTGGCCGCAGCAAAGGAGCAAGTCCTGAGAACTGCACCTGCGGTAAATCGGTCGAGCCAGGTCCGCCTCGCCATCAGCTCTTGCGCCAGAGAAGACGCGGGTAGCCGTGCAGTTTGGAAGCGCATGGCCGAGGAGAAGGTGGATGCCGTGATACTCATTGGAGACACTCCTTATATAGATAGCACCGATTTAGCCATCCAGACACGCCGACACCAAGAGTTCGCCGCCGTGCCGGAATACCAAGAGTTGCTCCGAAGCCGTCCTTGCTGGTGGACGTGGGACGATCATGACTTTGGCGGCAATGACACCTGCGGTCTGCTACCAGGCAAGGAAAATAGCCGTCTGGCCTACACGCGCTATCGTCCTCAGGCCTCCTTTGGTGATGGTCAAGAGGGCATTTACACCTGTTTTCGCTATGGCCCTGTCGAGGTTTTCATGCTGGATGCTCGCTGGTTTTCCATGACGGCAGCGTCCTATGCCAGCCCCACGAAACCCACTTTGTTAGGCCAAAAGCAGTGGCAATGGCTTCAGGAGAAACTCCTGGCCTCCACGGCTCCCTTCAAGCTACTGGCCTGCGGCATGATCTGGGATGACAAGGAAAACAAGGAACTGGATGACTGGGGCACCTATGTACATGAGCGCAAGGCGCTGGAAAAGTTCATCGGCGACCACCAGATCCCTGGAGTGATCTACATCGGCGGGGACATCCATGCTAGCCGTGTGCTGAAGTATCCGACCCAAAAAACCGTGGGTTATGACCTCATACAGTTCATCGCCTCCCCCATCCACAGCAGCACCATCGCCGCTCTGAATGTTTATCACCCTGACCTCGTTCGCAGCGCCGTGGAACCCCACGTGTTTCTCATCATGGACATTGACTCGAACGTGACGCCGCCCCGCTTGAGTGCCGAACTCGTCAACAAAGACGGTGAACGTGTCTTTACCTACCAACTGAGCCTTTCCGATCTCACCCCAGCCTAA
- a CDS encoding MFS transporter, with protein MSLTPHSDPRFKHAQWRVMGAVMFCYLFYYTGRQTFGFAIPGIQKELGLSKETLGWISAAMLWSYALGQAINGNLGDRFGGRRMMALGAGASFLLNWLTSFGLGFKSMATAWGLNGLAQSMGWAPGSRLVANWFGANERGKAFGFYVLAAGLSSVLSFVTSLVILDVLKLDWRWIFRLPVILMLVGGMVVWIFARDRPSQIGFADFEDDAGTPGEQTPAVQETSWQRYTTALTNGRLLLAGLAIGFQNTVRYGLLIWVPVHFLGEDFKSDHAGKWISVALPLGMALGAVASGWISDRFCQSRRSGVISSFMLLAAISATAMYVLPRGHSLGLPLLFLCGFFAYGPQSAFWALAPDLLGRARAGTAVGIMNCFAYAMAGLGEPLVGWCVQHNPWSFTPGVENTALVFPIVAIFALCSAFLALFIRR; from the coding sequence ATGAGCCTCACGCCCCACAGCGATCCCAGGTTCAAACATGCCCAATGGCGGGTGATGGGCGCGGTGATGTTCTGCTACCTGTTTTATTACACAGGACGCCAGACCTTTGGTTTCGCCATTCCAGGCATCCAGAAGGAACTGGGTTTGAGCAAAGAAACTCTGGGCTGGATCAGCGCTGCTATGCTGTGGAGTTATGCGCTAGGACAGGCCATCAATGGCAATCTGGGAGATCGATTCGGCGGTCGGCGCATGATGGCCCTGGGGGCGGGAGCTTCGTTTCTTCTGAATTGGCTGACGAGTTTTGGACTCGGCTTTAAAAGCATGGCCACAGCTTGGGGGCTCAACGGGCTGGCGCAAAGCATGGGCTGGGCACCCGGCAGCCGACTGGTGGCAAACTGGTTCGGCGCAAATGAGCGAGGCAAAGCCTTTGGTTTTTACGTTCTCGCCGCCGGTCTTTCTTCAGTCCTTTCCTTTGTCACATCCTTGGTTATTCTGGATGTGCTGAAGCTGGACTGGCGCTGGATCTTTCGCCTGCCCGTCATCTTGATGCTTGTGGGCGGCATGGTCGTCTGGATCTTTGCCCGTGACCGGCCTTCCCAGATAGGCTTTGCCGACTTTGAAGATGATGCCGGAACTCCGGGTGAGCAAACACCTGCCGTCCAAGAAACGTCCTGGCAACGCTATACCACGGCCTTGACGAATGGGCGTTTATTGTTGGCAGGGCTGGCCATCGGTTTTCAAAACACGGTTCGTTACGGCCTGCTCATTTGGGTACCTGTGCACTTTTTGGGAGAGGACTTTAAAAGTGATCATGCTGGCAAGTGGATCAGTGTGGCCCTGCCGTTAGGCATGGCCTTGGGTGCCGTAGCGAGTGGCTGGATCTCGGACCGTTTTTGCCAGTCTCGCAGGTCAGGGGTCATCTCGTCCTTCATGCTCCTGGCGGCGATCTCCGCCACAGCCATGTATGTGCTGCCTCGTGGGCATAGTCTGGGTCTTCCACTGCTGTTCTTATGCGGCTTTTTTGCCTATGGCCCCCAGTCTGCCTTTTGGGCCTTGGCCCCTGATTTGTTAGGCCGGGCACGTGCTGGCACGGCGGTAGGCATCATGAACTGCTTTGCCTATGCCATGGCAGGTCTGGGCGAACCTCTGGTGGGGTGGTGCGTACAGCACAATCCTTGGTCCTTTACGCCGGGTGTGGAAAACACCGCTCTCGTCTTTCCCATCGTCGCCATCTTCGCCCTTTGCAGCGCCTTTTTAGCCCTCTTCATCCGCCGATGA
- a CDS encoding zinc-binding dehydrogenase: protein MNHARIQLFQGPGLPFESRTLPLPDALNPGEMLVEITLATVCGSDLHTVSGRRGAPTPCVLGHEAIGRIVASERPGFSEGQRVTWTLADSCGKCPACTQWGLPQKCTQLFKYGHAALRDGSGLNGCYASHMVLRAGTFVLPVPDSLPDTLVAPANCALATIVNALEAPFKSPSPLRTALVQGGGLLGLYACAWLRYRGVERVFCTDLSEERLALVPEFGGIAIQAHEGMKKRILEESGGGVDLALEVTGSAAVIPDGIALLRPGGTYVWAGMVHPETALDLTGEAVLRKCLTIRGVHNYAPQHLTTGLEFLAAQQEVLPFEKLVSPALPLAALGEAIALTEKRRWLRVAIAP, encoded by the coding sequence ATGAATCACGCCCGCATCCAGCTTTTCCAAGGCCCCGGCCTGCCTTTCGAATCCCGCACCCTACCACTGCCGGACGCATTGAATCCTGGAGAAATGCTGGTGGAAATCACCCTAGCCACCGTCTGCGGATCGGATCTTCACACGGTCTCCGGTCGCCGTGGCGCACCGACTCCCTGCGTGCTTGGACATGAAGCGATTGGGCGCATCGTGGCCAGTGAGCGGCCCGGTTTCAGCGAAGGTCAGCGCGTTACCTGGACCCTGGCCGACAGTTGTGGGAAATGCCCTGCCTGCACTCAATGGGGTCTGCCGCAAAAATGCACCCAGCTTTTTAAATACGGGCATGCGGCACTGCGGGATGGCTCAGGTCTCAACGGCTGCTATGCCAGTCATATGGTCTTGCGGGCCGGGACTTTTGTTTTGCCCGTGCCGGACAGCCTGCCAGATACCCTGGTAGCCCCGGCGAATTGTGCACTGGCAACGATTGTGAATGCGCTTGAAGCGCCTTTTAAATCCCCTTCCCCGCTCCGCACAGCCCTCGTGCAGGGGGGCGGCTTGCTCGGTCTTTACGCCTGTGCTTGGCTGCGTTATCGCGGGGTCGAGCGTGTCTTTTGTACAGACCTTTCGGAAGAGCGGCTAGCCCTGGTGCCTGAGTTTGGTGGCATCGCCATCCAAGCCCATGAAGGCATGAAAAAACGCATCCTCGAAGAATCTGGAGGTGGGGTAGATCTGGCCTTGGAGGTCACTGGGTCTGCTGCAGTGATCCCGGACGGAATCGCCTTGCTGCGCCCGGGTGGCACCTACGTCTGGGCTGGCATGGTGCATCCAGAAACAGCGCTGGATCTGACTGGGGAAGCCGTGCTGAGAAAGTGCCTCACCATCCGGGGCGTGCACAACTATGCGCCGCAGCATCTGACCACGGGCCTGGAATTTCTCGCCGCCCAGCAGGAAGTCCTTCCTTTTGAAAAATTAGTGAGTCCTGCCTTGCCTCTTGCCGCTCTGGGCGAAGCCATTGCCCTTACTGAGAAACGCCGCTGGTTGCGCGTTGCCATCGCCCCTTAA
- a CDS encoding RsmB/NOP family class I SAM-dependent RNA methyltransferase → MKLHYHLIAQIISSLRDVFVDRRYADKVVEFAFKKHPKWGSRDRRLFAEAIYEIVRHWRWYWHLAGLPDSEHNHPELLTPEKLWHVWSAYWIMAENELPFFDEVNGVRRGAIIERSKQEVSPALRHSIPDWMESRLSRELGAAWPAIRETLNKPADVYLRVNTLKTERRSLKTRLAQDGFTTETLKEIPTALHMRQRYNVFGMAAFKEGMFEVQDASSQCVAPFLQVEPGMKVVDACAGAGGKTLHLGALMQNKGKIIALDVHDWKLTELRRRAARAGVDVAETRVIEGTKTLKRLAGYADRLLLDVPCSGLGVLRRNPDAKWKLSNEEIDRLIIEQQDILTRYSALVKPGGKMVYATCSILPGENELQVQKFLAAHGDQWTLEEELKINPAETGHDGFYAARLLRKPAAPTPPAVVEAQETPVEAPAQEA, encoded by the coding sequence GTGAAACTGCACTACCACCTCATCGCCCAGATTATCAGCTCCCTGCGGGACGTCTTTGTGGACCGCCGCTACGCCGACAAGGTGGTGGAGTTCGCCTTCAAAAAACACCCCAAATGGGGCAGCCGCGACCGCCGGCTTTTCGCAGAGGCCATTTACGAAATCGTCCGGCACTGGCGCTGGTACTGGCACCTCGCTGGTCTGCCAGATTCGGAGCACAACCATCCTGAACTCCTCACTCCAGAAAAGCTCTGGCACGTCTGGAGCGCTTACTGGATCATGGCAGAAAACGAACTGCCTTTCTTCGATGAAGTGAATGGCGTCCGCCGCGGAGCCATCATCGAACGCTCTAAACAAGAAGTTTCCCCAGCCCTGCGCCACTCCATCCCAGACTGGATGGAAAGCCGCCTGAGTCGCGAACTCGGCGCAGCCTGGCCAGCCATCCGTGAAACCCTAAACAAGCCTGCCGATGTCTATTTGCGCGTCAACACCCTGAAGACGGAACGTCGCAGTCTCAAAACACGCTTGGCCCAGGATGGATTCACCACCGAGACCCTGAAGGAAATCCCCACCGCACTTCACATGCGCCAGCGGTACAATGTTTTTGGCATGGCTGCTTTTAAAGAAGGCATGTTTGAAGTCCAAGATGCGTCTTCTCAATGCGTGGCCCCTTTCCTTCAGGTCGAGCCTGGAATGAAAGTGGTGGACGCCTGCGCAGGTGCGGGAGGCAAAACTTTGCACCTCGGTGCCCTCATGCAAAATAAGGGTAAAATCATCGCCCTCGATGTACATGACTGGAAACTCACCGAGCTCCGCCGCCGTGCTGCACGTGCGGGTGTGGACGTGGCAGAAACCCGCGTCATCGAAGGCACCAAGACGCTGAAACGCCTCGCGGGTTATGCCGACCGCCTCTTGCTGGATGTCCCCTGCTCCGGCCTCGGCGTCTTACGCCGGAATCCCGATGCCAAATGGAAACTCAGCAACGAGGAAATTGATCGCCTCATCATCGAGCAACAGGACATTTTGACCCGATACAGCGCCCTGGTGAAACCTGGAGGCAAAATGGTCTATGCCACCTGCTCCATCCTTCCGGGAGAAAATGAGCTGCAAGTTCAAAAATTCCTCGCAGCCCATGGCGACCAATGGACCCTCGAGGAAGAACTGAAAATCAATCCTGCTGAAACCGGTCATGATGGCTTTTACGCCGCACGCCTGCTACGCAAACCGGCTGCGCCCACGCCGCCTGCCGTCGTCGAAGCTCAGGAAACTCCGGTTGAGGCTCCTGCGCAGGAAGCTTGA
- the ptsP gene encoding phosphoenolpyruvate--protein phosphotransferase codes for MTQEALTQERTWQGTAVSSGVAHAVVHVLREDFDEPDADPITADEVEAELARWHIAMDATHREIEELKEMVSTEERSAEADIFDTHLLILEDVSIRKHVEKTVREKLICVDAIYYRLMCKHMDALRGLADSYLRERFLDIKDITHRVMRHLRGELLQHPMFDDPVIIVAHDLTPSDTVQLDRSKVLGFAIETGSGNSHAAIIARSLGLPAVVRLHGITDELHSGDPVLLDGDEGALILNPTPATLSKYRSREQQAEKREDALHETRHQPSVTLDGMAIQVCANAEFVEEMGDIRDSGAANVGLFRTEFLYLEDPEGTEDWLADNYTRAVKIIAPGQVIFRTLDIGGDKVDEQLASEQEPNPFLGWRGIRVSLGRRDMFKRQLRALLRAAAQGPIGIMFPMVSDVGEVRAAKELLDECANELSAEGYPPPQQVEIGAMIEIPSAALTADLIATEVDFFSLGTNDLVQYTLAVDRLNERVADLYSPTHPAVLRLIALTVEAARRAGIRVCICGEMAADVEVLPLLIGLGLDEISVSTGQIARVKHAIRKLNASECRSIIDACRHLGCPKEILGLSRDMAHEMYSDLF; via the coding sequence ATGACTCAGGAAGCGCTTACACAGGAGAGAACTTGGCAGGGAACCGCAGTTTCCTCCGGTGTGGCGCATGCCGTAGTGCATGTGCTGAGAGAAGACTTCGATGAGCCCGATGCCGATCCAATCACGGCCGACGAAGTAGAAGCCGAACTCGCCCGCTGGCATATCGCCATGGATGCCACTCATCGCGAGATTGAGGAACTCAAGGAGATGGTCTCCACGGAAGAACGCAGCGCTGAAGCGGACATCTTTGACACCCACCTTCTAATCCTAGAGGACGTTTCCATCCGGAAACATGTGGAAAAAACAGTTCGGGAGAAGTTGATCTGCGTGGACGCGATCTACTACCGCCTGATGTGCAAGCACATGGATGCTCTGCGCGGCCTCGCCGACTCCTACCTACGCGAACGCTTTCTCGACATCAAAGACATCACCCACCGCGTGATGCGCCACCTGCGGGGCGAGCTCCTGCAGCACCCCATGTTCGATGATCCTGTGATCATTGTCGCACATGATCTCACCCCGTCAGACACCGTGCAGTTGGACCGTAGCAAAGTGCTCGGCTTTGCCATCGAAACAGGCAGTGGGAATTCCCATGCGGCCATCATCGCTCGCTCCCTTGGCCTGCCCGCCGTAGTGCGTCTGCATGGCATCACGGACGAGCTGCACTCGGGCGATCCCGTCCTCCTGGATGGTGATGAAGGGGCACTGATCCTCAACCCCACCCCGGCTACCCTTTCCAAATATCGCTCACGCGAGCAGCAGGCAGAAAAGCGTGAAGATGCCCTGCATGAGACACGGCACCAGCCCTCCGTCACTCTGGATGGGATGGCTATCCAAGTCTGTGCAAATGCCGAGTTCGTGGAGGAGATGGGAGATATCCGGGACAGTGGCGCAGCGAATGTAGGCCTCTTCCGCACCGAATTCCTCTATCTAGAAGACCCCGAAGGCACTGAGGACTGGCTCGCAGACAACTACACCCGCGCTGTCAAAATCATCGCTCCAGGGCAGGTCATCTTCCGCACTTTGGACATTGGTGGGGACAAGGTGGACGAACAACTCGCCAGTGAGCAAGAGCCAAATCCGTTCCTCGGCTGGCGTGGTATCCGCGTATCCTTGGGCCGTCGGGACATGTTTAAGCGCCAACTTCGCGCCCTCCTCCGGGCAGCCGCCCAAGGCCCCATCGGCATCATGTTCCCCATGGTCAGCGATGTGGGGGAAGTGCGTGCCGCTAAAGAATTGCTGGATGAATGCGCCAACGAACTCAGCGCCGAAGGTTATCCGCCCCCCCAGCAGGTGGAGATCGGTGCCATGATCGAAATCCCCAGCGCGGCCCTCACGGCGGACCTCATCGCCACGGAGGTGGATTTCTTCAGCCTCGGCACCAATGACCTCGTCCAATACACCTTGGCCGTGGATCGCCTCAATGAACGTGTGGCAGATCTCTACAGCCCGACTCACCCCGCCGTTTTACGTCTCATCGCGCTGACAGTGGAGGCCGCGCGCAGGGCTGGCATTCGCGTTTGCATTTGCGGCGAAATGGCGGCGGATGTGGAGGTGCTGCCTCTATTGATCGGTCTAGGCTTGGACGAAATCAGCGTCTCTACGGGGCAAATCGCCCGGGTTAAACACGCCATCCGCAAGCTGAATGCCTCTGAATGCCGCTCCATCATTGACGCCTGTCGCCACCTCGGCTGCCCCAAGGAAATCCTGGGCCTGAGCCGCGATATGGCCCATGAAATGTATTCAGATCTGTTTTGA